A region from the Candidatus Thiothrix putei genome encodes:
- a CDS encoding WecB/TagA/CpsF family glycosyltransferase, whose protein sequence is MEAVNFCGINFSCLEQEQLFREDEETRFVVTVNAEFIVKASHDPTFLNIINDNYATFDGQIPYFFARLLNSQQHFDKISGSDLIYDACANAQKNNKSIFLLGGATQANRLSVEKIRATYGLRVGGYSPPYEDYPFSTKNTQEILDQIIEFKPDFLFVAFGAIKQEYWINDNLDFLKQHKVRLVVGCGGTFDFVSGQVKRAPRFMQKAGFEGVWRLLAEPRLFRLRFRRLLESARFFGVLYNHHLALGGRHQ, encoded by the coding sequence ATGGAGGCTGTTAATTTTTGCGGCATCAATTTTAGTTGTTTAGAACAAGAACAACTATTCAGGGAAGATGAGGAGACACGTTTTGTTGTCACAGTAAATGCTGAGTTTATTGTGAAAGCCAGTCATGACCCCACTTTTCTGAATATTATCAATGATAACTACGCCACGTTTGATGGTCAGATTCCGTATTTCTTTGCACGCTTACTGAACTCACAGCAGCATTTTGACAAGATCAGTGGTTCTGATCTGATTTACGATGCCTGTGCAAACGCGCAAAAAAATAATAAAAGCATTTTTCTTTTGGGGGGCGCTACCCAAGCGAATAGGCTATCCGTAGAAAAAATCAGGGCAACCTATGGCCTACGGGTAGGTGGATATTCCCCTCCTTATGAGGACTACCCTTTTAGCACAAAAAACACCCAAGAAATTCTTGATCAAATTATCGAATTCAAACCCGATTTTTTATTTGTTGCCTTTGGTGCTATCAAACAAGAATATTGGATCAATGATAATCTCGACTTCCTCAAACAACATAAAGTACGTTTGGTGGTTGGCTGCGGCGGCACCTTTGATTTTGTTTCAGGCCAAGTCAAACGCGCACCGCGCTTTATGCAAAAAGCAGGATTTGAAGGTGTCTGGCGTCTGTTAGCAGAACCACGCCTCTTCCGGCTGCGGTTTCGACGGCTCTTAGAAAGTGCGCGATTCTTTGGCGTACTGTATAACCACCATCTTGCACTAGGCGGACGTCACCAATAA
- a CDS encoding DUF4212 domain-containing protein has product MLDRSAKAYWAANVRLLSICLVIWFVVSFGFGILLLDQLNTIQLGGYKLGFWFAQQGSIYVFVALIFFYAWRMGQIDRKFDVHE; this is encoded by the coding sequence ATGTTGGATAGATCTGCAAAGGCATATTGGGCAGCGAACGTTCGCTTGCTTTCTATTTGCCTTGTTATTTGGTTCGTGGTGTCGTTTGGCTTTGGTATTTTGTTGCTTGATCAACTCAATACCATCCAACTTGGCGGTTATAAACTTGGCTTCTGGTTCGCCCAGCAAGGTTCAATTTACGTATTCGTGGCTTTGATTTTCTTCTATGCATGGCGCATGGGGCAGATCGACCGCAAATTTGATGTTCACGAATAA
- the glnL gene encoding nitrogen regulation protein NR(II), with protein MDNTSLKKSDLLDTLTCSIVVLDAGLAVVYMNQSAEILFGQSQQRAVGEPVALLLRSKEVLEHLALALRLSDPQSIRECIIELATGEAITIDCVITPISLRDWKNHLLLEVHRIDRKLRIVREEQVIHQQKAVHELVRGIAHEIKNPLGGLRGAAQLLESELDNPELKEYTQIIISEADRLKHLVDGMLGPSRLPHPESVNIHEVLEHVRHLVGAEVPADVQFIRDYDPSLPEFQGDRNQLVQVVLNIVNNATRVLAGSGVIVLRTRILRQFTIQQTRYRHVLKVEICDNGPGVPEHLRDKLFLPMVSGHPEGSGLGLAIAQTLVRRHNGLIHCESVPGHTCFSILIPLEEDHAAH; from the coding sequence ATGGATAATACAAGTCTGAAGAAAAGTGATCTGCTGGATACCCTGACATGCTCCATTGTGGTGCTTGATGCAGGGCTTGCTGTTGTGTACATGAATCAGTCGGCTGAAATATTATTTGGGCAAAGCCAACAGCGTGCAGTGGGGGAGCCGGTAGCATTATTGTTGCGCAGCAAAGAAGTCTTGGAGCATTTAGCCCTAGCATTACGTTTAAGCGACCCACAATCCATCCGCGAATGCATCATTGAGCTGGCAACAGGGGAAGCCATCACCATCGACTGTGTGATCACCCCCATTAGCTTGCGTGACTGGAAAAATCACCTGCTGTTGGAAGTGCATCGTATTGATCGCAAACTGCGCATTGTGCGTGAAGAGCAAGTGATCCACCAACAAAAAGCGGTGCATGAGCTGGTGCGCGGTATTGCGCATGAAATTAAGAACCCGCTGGGTGGTTTGCGTGGCGCCGCGCAACTGTTGGAAAGTGAGCTGGATAACCCCGAACTGAAAGAATACACCCAGATTATTATTTCCGAAGCGGATCGTTTGAAACATTTGGTGGATGGTATGTTAGGGCCAAGCCGCTTGCCCCACCCGGAAAGCGTTAACATTCATGAGGTGTTGGAGCATGTACGCCATTTGGTGGGGGCAGAAGTGCCTGCTGATGTGCAGTTTATCCGTGACTATGACCCCAGTTTGCCTGAGTTTCAGGGCGACCGTAACCAGCTTGTGCAAGTGGTGCTGAATATTGTCAATAATGCCACCCGCGTATTGGCTGGTAGTGGGGTAATCGTGTTGCGTACCCGCATTTTGCGACAATTTACGATCCAGCAAACCCGTTATCGCCATGTACTGAAAGTCGAAATTTGTGATAACGGCCCCGGTGTGCCGGAACATTTGCGGGATAAGTTATTCTTGCCAATGGTAAGTGGGCATCCTGAAGGCAGTGGTTTGGGCTTAGCGATTGCCCAAACGCTAGTGCGCCGTCATAACGGCTTGATCCATTGTGAGTCCGTTCCGGGACATACCTGTTTTTCTATTCTGATCCCGTTGGAGGAAGACCATGCCGCACATTGA
- the ntrC gene encoding nitrogen regulation protein NR(I): MPHIENVWVADDDRSIRWVLERTLQKAGIAARSFETADQVIAALRSEQPDALMTDIRMPGTDGLILLERMQREYPMIPVIIMTAHSDLESAVSAYQGGAFEYLPKPFDVNDALELVRRACKMRREREGEKAPDQVLELLGGRDIIGHAPAMQEVFRAIGRLSKSSITALITGESGTGKELVVKALHTHSPRSSKPFIALNTAAIPRELLESELFGHEKGAFTGAYAQRKGRFEQADGGALFLDEIGDMPAELQTRLLRVLAEGTFYRVGGHTPVKVDVRIIAATHQNLEELVHKGQFREDLFHRLNVIRIHNPPLRERREDIPLLLNHFLHRAAEELQVESKTLSGRVTEHLQTLPWPGNVRQLENTCRWLTVMASGREIVMDDLPAELLDSDPGKTEIPDNWEKALAQFADYKLNKGDMNLLTELNPIFERILLQAALKKTGGRKIEAADLLGWGRNTLTRKLKELDVEDV; encoded by the coding sequence ATGCCGCACATTGAAAATGTCTGGGTTGCTGATGACGACCGTTCGATCCGTTGGGTGTTGGAACGCACATTACAAAAAGCAGGCATCGCAGCACGCAGTTTTGAAACGGCGGATCAGGTCATTGCAGCCTTGCGCAGTGAGCAGCCGGATGCGTTGATGACCGACATCAGAATGCCGGGTACGGATGGTCTGATTTTGTTGGAACGGATGCAGCGCGAATACCCCATGATCCCCGTCATCATTATGACCGCGCATTCGGATTTGGAAAGTGCGGTATCCGCGTATCAGGGTGGGGCGTTTGAATACTTGCCCAAGCCGTTCGATGTCAATGACGCTTTGGAGCTGGTGCGCCGTGCATGTAAAATGCGCCGCGAACGTGAGGGTGAAAAAGCGCCTGATCAGGTCTTAGAGTTGCTGGGTGGGCGTGACATTATTGGTCATGCACCCGCGATGCAGGAAGTGTTTCGGGCGATTGGTCGACTCTCCAAGTCCAGTATCACCGCGCTCATTACGGGCGAGTCGGGCACAGGGAAGGAATTGGTTGTCAAAGCCTTGCATACGCACAGCCCGCGTTCGAGTAAGCCGTTTATTGCACTCAATACCGCCGCGATTCCGCGTGAATTATTGGAATCGGAATTGTTTGGGCACGAAAAAGGTGCATTCACGGGGGCATACGCACAACGCAAGGGACGTTTTGAGCAAGCCGATGGCGGCGCACTGTTTTTGGATGAAATCGGTGACATGCCAGCCGAGTTGCAAACGCGCTTATTGCGGGTGTTGGCGGAAGGGACGTTCTACCGTGTGGGTGGGCATACCCCAGTGAAGGTGGATGTGCGCATCATTGCAGCGACGCATCAAAATTTGGAGGAGTTGGTGCATAAGGGGCAGTTCCGTGAAGATTTGTTTCACCGCTTGAACGTGATCCGTATCCATAACCCACCGTTGCGGGAACGGCGTGAAGATATTCCGTTGCTGCTCAATCATTTCTTACACCGTGCAGCGGAAGAGTTACAAGTGGAATCGAAAACACTGTCAGGCCGGGTGACGGAGCACTTGCAAACCTTACCTTGGCCTGGAAATGTGCGCCAGTTGGAAAATACCTGCCGTTGGCTTACTGTCATGGCTTCCGGGCGTGAAATCGTGATGGATGATTTGCCTGCTGAGTTATTGGATAGTGACCCCGGCAAAACCGAAATCCCGGATAACTGGGAAAAAGCGTTAGCACAGTTTGCCGATTACAAACTCAATAAAGGCGACATGAACTTGCTAACAGAGCTAAACCCCATTTTTGAGCGCATTTTGCTGCAAGCAGCATTGAAAAAAACCGGCGGTCGTAAGATTGAGGCTGCTGATTTATTGGGGTGGGGGCGCAATACCCTCACTCGTAAGCTTAAGGAACTGGATGTTGAAGATGTGTAA
- a CDS encoding cation diffusion facilitator family transporter, translating into MSGHHHTLADTPTEDNSRKAVTQRVAFVGMGVNIFLVIAQIIGGILTHSQALVADAMHTLSDLIGDVVVLVAAHHAGKAADANHPYGHGRIETLATVILGLLLGGVAAVIFLQAWDRLTGHSPLITPEPWAMAIAALAIIGKEGLYHYTVHIAKRISSPMLKASAWHHRSDAISSVLVLLAIGGAQLGYPWLDSAAAIVVAAMIFYMAIQLILESTSELVDTGLDTQEVQEIRDFIYTINGVENVHLLRTRRMGGRVLADVHLQVDGRISVSEGHHIGETVMYRLRRQFPIISDVIIHIDPEDDETAHPCKNLPSRADLLVQLQALPAATALLPSIDALTLHYNGGKLQLEIVLTETPSVDALNAFKQASTSIPTIEDIQFFTKLVH; encoded by the coding sequence ATGAGCGGACACCATCACACCTTGGCCGATACGCCCACCGAGGACAACAGCCGCAAAGCCGTCACCCAGCGCGTCGCCTTCGTCGGCATGGGTGTCAATATTTTTCTGGTGATTGCACAAATCATTGGCGGCATTCTCACCCACTCCCAAGCATTGGTTGCCGATGCTATGCACACGCTTTCCGATTTGATCGGCGATGTGGTTGTGCTAGTTGCCGCCCACCATGCAGGCAAAGCCGCCGATGCCAATCACCCTTACGGGCATGGGCGCATCGAAACGCTGGCAACGGTTATTCTCGGTTTATTGCTGGGTGGTGTCGCTGCGGTCATTTTCCTGCAAGCATGGGATCGTTTAACAGGTCATTCACCGTTAATCACACCTGAGCCATGGGCGATGGCTATCGCGGCACTCGCCATCATCGGCAAGGAAGGCTTATACCATTACACCGTGCATATTGCTAAGCGCATCAGCTCGCCGATGCTCAAAGCCAGTGCTTGGCATCACCGCTCGGATGCGATTTCATCTGTCTTAGTACTATTGGCAATTGGTGGAGCACAACTAGGCTACCCTTGGTTGGATTCGGCGGCAGCTATCGTAGTTGCGGCGATGATTTTTTACATGGCAATCCAACTGATTCTGGAAAGTACCAGCGAATTGGTAGATACCGGACTCGACACACAAGAAGTACAAGAGATCCGTGACTTCATCTATACCATCAACGGTGTGGAAAATGTTCACCTATTACGTACCCGCCGCATGGGTGGGCGCGTATTAGCCGATGTGCATTTACAAGTCGATGGGCGCATCAGCGTATCTGAAGGGCATCATATCGGTGAAACGGTGATGTACCGTTTGCGCCGCCAGTTTCCAATTATCAGTGATGTCATTATTCATATTGACCCCGAAGATGACGAGACCGCACACCCTTGCAAAAACCTACCTTCACGGGCGGACTTACTGGTGCAATTGCAAGCACTGCCAGCGGCTACGGCATTACTCCCCAGCATTGACGCCCTCACCTTGCACTACAACGGCGGAAAACTGCAACTGGAAATCGTGTTAACGGAAACCCCCAGTGTTGATGCACTTAACGCCTTTAAACAAGCCAGCACCAGCATCCCGACGATTGAAGACATTCAATTTTTCACTAAATTAGTGCATTAA
- a CDS encoding glutamine synthetase III — MSSNLARTQALQTISQRAPMDLGKTEPLSKIWACDVFNLARMEESLSKNAFKAMKKTFQTGAPLDPATADVVAAAMKEWAMSKGAKFFSHIFYPMTNATAEKHDGFIITSPEGNAITDFSGSLLIKGEPDGSSFPNGSIRATNSARGYTAWDPTSPAYIMHTANGATLMIPCVFLSWTGEALDKKIPLLRSNAAMNSAAQRVLKLMGETDIATLNSSCGAEQEYFLIDEAYAVARPDIMLSGRTLFGAAPAKGQQFDDHYFGAIPERVQVFMQDIEDKLYRLGIPAKTHHNEVAPGQFEIAPYFEAANVAADHQQLLMTVMKMTAKNHGFMCLLHEKPFAGVNGSGKHVNWSVGNSTQGNLLDPGHTPEENLHFLAFCGAVIRGVHLYGPLLRAVIASASNDHRLGANEAPPAILSVYLGDQLEQVFNDIKAGKILKTEKGGNMDLGLSQILHFERDPGDRNRTSPFAFTGNRFEFRAVGSSQSVSGPLVAMNTMLADSLNWIADKLETELSSGKDVTSATLTVLKVVMEQHGNVVFGGNGYSPEWHKAAVAERGLKNLPTSADALPELLSQEVSGLFERTGVLTPTELHSRFEVYAEQYINSIDVEAKLMINMATTMIYPAAVTYLSELAATAGNLQELGITLDNSVATSVATEANALMVAVGKLSEARAKHDFDSIQDHMTFLAGTVRGLMTEVRTHADTLETLIADEIWPLPKYSEMLFIK, encoded by the coding sequence ATGAGCAGCAACTTAGCACGTACCCAAGCACTTCAAACCATCAGTCAACGCGCCCCGATGGATCTGGGTAAGACTGAACCATTAAGCAAGATTTGGGCATGTGACGTTTTCAATCTGGCACGCATGGAAGAATCACTCTCCAAAAATGCATTTAAGGCCATGAAAAAAACCTTCCAAACCGGCGCACCACTTGACCCTGCGACGGCGGATGTTGTTGCTGCTGCGATGAAAGAATGGGCGATGTCTAAAGGCGCAAAATTTTTCTCGCACATTTTCTACCCGATGACCAATGCCACGGCTGAAAAACATGACGGCTTCATTATCACCAGCCCCGAAGGCAATGCCATTACTGATTTCAGCGGTAGTCTTCTGATCAAAGGTGAACCCGATGGTTCATCGTTCCCGAATGGCAGCATCCGTGCCACCAACTCCGCACGTGGTTACACCGCATGGGATCCAACCAGCCCTGCGTACATCATGCACACTGCCAACGGCGCAACCCTGATGATCCCGTGCGTATTCCTGTCATGGACGGGCGAAGCACTCGACAAGAAAATCCCCTTGCTGCGTTCCAACGCGGCAATGAACTCCGCTGCCCAGCGCGTGTTGAAACTGATGGGTGAAACCGACATTGCCACCCTGAACTCAAGCTGTGGTGCAGAACAAGAATACTTCCTTATCGACGAAGCCTACGCAGTTGCCCGCCCTGACATCATGCTATCAGGCCGCACACTGTTCGGCGCTGCACCCGCAAAAGGTCAGCAATTCGATGACCATTACTTCGGTGCAATCCCTGAACGCGTGCAAGTATTTATGCAGGACATCGAAGACAAACTCTACCGCCTCGGTATCCCTGCCAAAACACACCACAATGAAGTAGCACCGGGTCAGTTTGAAATTGCCCCTTACTTTGAAGCCGCAAACGTGGCAGCCGATCACCAGCAATTGCTGATGACTGTCATGAAAATGACTGCCAAAAACCACGGTTTCATGTGCCTGCTACACGAAAAGCCGTTCGCTGGAGTGAATGGTTCAGGCAAGCACGTCAACTGGTCTGTCGGTAACAGCACTCAAGGCAATCTGCTTGATCCAGGGCATACCCCTGAAGAAAATCTGCACTTTTTAGCATTCTGCGGCGCGGTTATCCGAGGCGTGCATTTATATGGCCCATTGCTGCGAGCAGTTATTGCCTCGGCTTCTAATGACCACCGTTTAGGTGCAAACGAAGCACCTCCGGCAATTTTATCGGTTTATCTCGGCGACCAACTGGAACAAGTTTTCAACGACATCAAAGCTGGAAAAATCCTCAAAACCGAAAAAGGCGGCAACATGGATTTGGGTCTGTCCCAGATTCTGCACTTCGAGCGTGATCCTGGCGACCGTAACCGTACCTCCCCATTCGCTTTCACTGGCAATCGCTTTGAATTCCGTGCTGTCGGATCTTCCCAATCTGTCTCCGGTCCTTTGGTTGCCATGAACACCATGCTGGCTGACTCCCTAAACTGGATAGCCGACAAGCTGGAAACCGAACTCAGCAGCGGCAAAGATGTTACCTCAGCGACACTGACGGTACTGAAAGTCGTAATGGAACAACACGGTAATGTGGTCTTCGGCGGCAACGGCTACTCCCCAGAATGGCACAAAGCAGCCGTTGCAGAACGCGGCCTGAAAAACCTGCCCACCTCTGCGGATGCACTGCCTGAGCTGTTAAGCCAAGAAGTTTCCGGCTTGTTTGAGCGCACGGGTGTATTGACGCCCACCGAACTGCACAGCCGCTTTGAGGTGTATGCTGAACAATACATCAACAGCATTGATGTAGAAGCCAAGCTGATGATCAATATGGCGACCACCATGATCTACCCTGCGGCAGTCACTTACCTATCAGAGCTAGCGGCTACTGCTGGCAACTTGCAAGAACTGGGCATCACGCTGGATAACAGTGTTGCAACAAGCGTTGCCACTGAAGCCAATGCACTGATGGTTGCCGTTGGTAAACTGAGTGAAGCCCGTGCGAAACACGACTTCGACAGCATACAAGACCACATGACGTTCCTGGCTGGTACGGTACGTGGGCTGATGACTGAAGTTCGCACCCATGCTGACACGCTCGAAACCCTGATTGCTGACGAGATTTGGCCATTACCTAAATACAGCGAAATGTTGTTCATTAAGTAA
- the glnA gene encoding glutamate--ammonia ligase encodes MSAQDVLNMIKDNDAKYVDFRFTDTRGKEHHVTVPAYTVEEDTFTEGKMFDGSSIAGWKGINESDMILMPDPATAFVDPFFQDVTVNISCGIVDPTTMEGYERDPRSIAMRAEAYLKSTGIADTAFFGPEPEFFIFDDVRWGSDMSGTFVKIDSQEAGWNSEKVYPDGNMGHRPTTKGGYFPVPPVDSFQDIRSTMCNILEEVGVPVEVHHHEVATAGQCEIGTRFATLTTRADWVQRQKYVIHNVAHQYGKTVTFMPKPIVGDNGSGMHVHMSLAKDGVNTFAGDGYAGLSETALYYIGGVIKHAKALNAITNPGTNSYKRLVPGFEAPVMLAYSARNRSASIRIPFVASPKGRRIEVRFPDPSANPYLAFAALMMAGLDGIKNKIHPGEAMDKDLYDLPPEEDKLIPRVCHSLDMALDALDKDREFLTAGGVFSNDMIDAYIDLKMEEVTRFRMTTHPVEFDMYYSL; translated from the coding sequence ATGTCTGCACAAGACGTTCTCAACATGATCAAAGACAACGACGCCAAATACGTCGATTTCCGCTTCACCGACACTCGTGGTAAAGAACACCACGTCACTGTTCCTGCCTACACCGTAGAAGAAGACACGTTTACTGAAGGTAAAATGTTCGATGGCTCTTCCATCGCAGGCTGGAAAGGCATCAACGAATCCGACATGATCCTGATGCCAGATCCTGCGACTGCGTTTGTTGATCCGTTTTTCCAAGACGTTACCGTGAACATTTCTTGCGGCATCGTTGACCCAACCACGATGGAAGGCTACGAGCGTGACCCACGCTCTATCGCGATGCGGGCTGAAGCTTACCTGAAGTCCACAGGCATTGCCGATACCGCATTCTTTGGTCCGGAACCTGAATTCTTCATCTTTGATGACGTGCGTTGGGGCTCAGACATGAGCGGCACATTTGTCAAAATTGACTCACAAGAAGCAGGCTGGAACTCCGAAAAAGTGTATCCAGACGGCAATATGGGACATCGCCCGACCACGAAAGGCGGCTACTTCCCTGTGCCACCGGTTGACTCGTTCCAGGACATTCGCTCCACCATGTGTAACATTCTGGAAGAAGTCGGCGTTCCGGTTGAAGTTCACCATCACGAAGTGGCTACCGCTGGTCAGTGCGAAATCGGTACACGTTTTGCAACCCTGACTACACGTGCGGATTGGGTACAACGTCAAAAATACGTTATCCACAACGTTGCGCATCAGTACGGCAAAACGGTAACGTTCATGCCTAAGCCTATCGTGGGCGACAACGGTTCCGGGATGCACGTTCACATGTCGCTGGCAAAAGACGGGGTGAACACCTTCGCAGGTGACGGCTATGCGGGTCTGTCTGAAACCGCGCTGTACTACATCGGCGGTGTCATCAAGCACGCCAAAGCACTGAATGCGATCACCAACCCTGGCACCAACTCTTACAAGCGTTTGGTTCCGGGCTTTGAAGCACCCGTTATGTTGGCATACTCTGCACGTAACCGTTCGGCATCCATTCGCATTCCGTTCGTGGCAAGCCCTAAAGGCCGCCGTATCGAAGTGCGCTTCCCTGATCCATCTGCAAACCCTTACCTGGCATTTGCTGCCCTGATGATGGCAGGCTTGGATGGTATCAAAAACAAGATCCACCCCGGCGAAGCAATGGATAAAGACCTGTATGACCTGCCGCCAGAAGAAGACAAACTCATCCCACGGGTTTGCCACTCTTTAGATATGGCATTGGATGCACTCGACAAAGACCGTGAATTCCTGACCGCAGGTGGTGTCTTCAGCAACGATATGATCGACGCTTACATCGACCTGAAAATGGAAGAAGTAACACGCTTCCGCATGACCACACATCCGGTTGAGTTTGATATGTATTACTCACTGTAA
- a CDS encoding cation acetate symporter, with product MTELQIWTYALVGLSFALYFGIAWWARAGSTSDFYVAGGGIGPIQNGMATAADWMSAASFISMAGIIAFKGYDASAYLMGWTGGYVLMAMLLAPYLRKFGKFTVPEFVGDRYYSKTARIVAVICLIVISLTYVIGQMKGVGVTFSRFLGVSMEMGLVVGMIIVFFYAAFGGMKGITYTQIAQYVVLILAYTIPAIFISLNLTGNPIPQLGLGSTMADGSGIFMLDKLDQVVTDLGFKAYTTQNDTTINVFMLTMTLMIGTAGLPHVIIRFFTVASVKDARSSAGWALIFIAILYTTAPAVGAMARLNLVNTIQTGEVGAADGNLAMDARPQWMANWEKTGLISFKDKNGDGKIQYYNDGALSKAQGAVGEAEKALKEAQGKGGDTAKAQEAVDKAKAAADEAMTKYMSDEKTKKFADFGWKGNEVTKVDNDIMVLANPEIAGLPNWVIALVAAGGIAAALSTAAGLLLAIASSVSHDLMKGIFMPNISEKTELMASRVAITVAIILAGYMGMNPPGFAAEVVALAFGLAASSIFPVLMMGIFSKRMNTAGAISGMLAGIGLTLLYIFWFKGWFFIKGTEMAPNVAANWFLGISPEAFGTVGAIANFVVAFVVSRFTPAPPEHIQHLVEDVRVPRGAGAATH from the coding sequence ATGACTGAACTTCAAATCTGGACTTATGCCCTCGTCGGCTTGAGCTTTGCCCTGTACTTCGGTATTGCATGGTGGGCGCGTGCTGGCTCTACCAGTGACTTCTACGTAGCGGGTGGTGGTATCGGCCCTATCCAAAACGGTATGGCGACAGCAGCGGACTGGATGTCAGCGGCTTCCTTCATCTCGATGGCGGGTATCATTGCTTTCAAAGGCTATGACGCTTCGGCTTACCTGATGGGTTGGACGGGTGGTTACGTACTGATGGCGATGCTGTTAGCACCGTATCTGCGTAAATTCGGTAAATTTACCGTACCTGAGTTCGTTGGCGACCGTTACTACTCCAAGACGGCGCGTATCGTGGCGGTTATCTGCTTGATCGTTATCTCCCTGACGTATGTAATCGGTCAGATGAAAGGCGTAGGCGTTACTTTCTCTCGCTTCCTGGGTGTTTCCATGGAAATGGGTCTGGTTGTCGGTATGATTATCGTGTTCTTCTATGCTGCTTTCGGCGGTATGAAAGGCATTACCTACACCCAAATTGCGCAATACGTTGTTTTGATCTTGGCTTACACCATTCCTGCCATCTTCATCTCCCTTAACCTGACTGGCAACCCCATCCCACAACTGGGCTTAGGCTCGACAATGGCGGATGGCAGTGGCATTTTCATGTTGGATAAACTGGATCAAGTCGTCACTGACCTAGGCTTTAAGGCATATACCACCCAAAACGACACTACCATCAACGTTTTCATGTTAACCATGACGCTGATGATCGGTACTGCGGGTTTGCCACACGTTATTATCCGTTTCTTCACGGTAGCTTCTGTTAAAGATGCACGTTCTTCTGCGGGTTGGGCATTGATCTTCATCGCTATCCTTTACACCACTGCACCAGCAGTTGGCGCAATGGCTCGCTTGAACTTGGTGAACACCATCCAAACCGGTGAAGTCGGCGCGGCTGATGGCAACTTGGCAATGGATGCACGTCCACAATGGATGGCAAACTGGGAAAAAACCGGCTTGATTTCATTCAAGGACAAGAATGGCGATGGCAAAATCCAGTACTACAACGACGGCGCACTGAGCAAAGCACAAGGTGCTGTTGGCGAAGCCGAAAAAGCGTTGAAAGAAGCACAGGGCAAAGGCGGCGATACAGCGAAAGCGCAAGAAGCGGTTGATAAAGCCAAAGCTGCGGCTGACGAAGCCATGACCAAATACATGAGTGACGAGAAGACCAAAAAATTTGCTGACTTCGGCTGGAAAGGTAACGAAGTCACCAAGGTTGACAACGACATCATGGTACTGGCTAACCCAGAAATCGCTGGCTTGCCTAACTGGGTTATCGCTCTGGTAGCAGCCGGTGGTATCGCGGCGGCACTGTCTACAGCGGCTGGTCTGTTGTTGGCTATCGCATCTTCCGTTTCTCATGACTTGATGAAAGGTATTTTCATGCCTAACATCTCTGAAAAAACCGAATTGATGGCTTCACGGGTTGCGATCACCGTCGCTATTATTCTGGCAGGCTACATGGGGATGAACCCACCGGGCTTTGCGGCAGAAGTTGTGGCCTTGGCGTTTGGTTTGGCGGCATCCTCCATCTTCCCTGTGTTGATGATGGGTATCTTCTCCAAGCGCATGAACACGGCGGGTGCTATCTCCGGGATGTTGGCGGGTATCGGCTTGACCCTGTTGTACATCTTCTGGTTCAAAGGCTGGTTCTTCATCAAAGGTACAGAAATGGCACCTAACGTTGCGGCTAACTGGTTCTTGGGTATCTCCCCTGAAGCGTTTGGTACAGTCGGTGCGATTGCGAACTTCGTGGTTGCGTTTGTTGTTTCCCGCTTCACGCCAGCGCCACCAGAGCATATTCAACACTTGGTTGAAGACGTTCGCGTACCACGTGGTGCGGGTGCTGCTACTCACTAA